DNA from Tachypleus tridentatus isolate NWPU-2018 chromosome 8, ASM421037v1, whole genome shotgun sequence:
GctaaacatatttcaaaccaGTCTCACTCTATTCTTGTTAATACTCAAATCTGACTggtctatttttctttatttttcattccTGTCAAGTTTCTCTGTCTGTATTTGTAGGAATGAGCTAGCTGATACAGCAGTCTGTCTGATCTGGTGCTGTCACTGCCATGCCTGTAACATACATgaattatggtcctgtattcaaggctctgcaTTGCACCAGCTTGTGAACTTTATTTGGTTTTTATCTTGgtccatttttatattttataatgattttacttttttgtgttttattaaccttGTAAAAGTTAGTCCATTTCATTTGAATTGTCTCtgttttttttgtacataaactTGTTTTAATGAGAATTAGCCCACTTAATTTAGTTGAATCAGTTTTGTGTATGTACACATGAAAGCTTCTGAACTTTCCAGTTCTTGTAAGGCTTGCCAAACAAACTGTTGTATGTGATGGAAAGTTTTCACCAGTTATTTACTAACacttttttctttgcttttactGAATGACTTACAGCTGTTGCTTACATCTGTACAGAAGATAGTTTTCCAAGTAAAAGGCTTCAACAGTTGATTCaaggaatgaaaaaaaacaagCCACAAGAAGCATCAAAGATCAACTTTAGTGATCAAATTTACATTAGTCAAATTGGTGATGTGGTAAGATGAtttattacaacatttttttGAAACAGTTATAACATTTCTAATAAAGTAGATACCTCTACAAAACGTTTGGTTATATCTAGAATCTAATATTTGATTAAGTTTTTGACAGATAGCTAAAACAAATTTCTGCATTcagttattattagttattttgttatattgtttttatctttgacaaatagttttaatgttaaccaaattcagtttatattatttttagttccTTTTGATTTTTTTAGGAAAGTATGTGGAAATGTGTGAAAGTCACACTACCAAACCTTCTCAAGTTAAAGAAAGTAAAGCTTGTTATTATTGACTCAGTGGCAGCTCTCTTTCGTTGTGAATATGATCTGAATCAGACTGTTCAGCGTGCATATGACCTCCAAACACTCGGTTATCTTCTTCACAAGATAGCACTAGACTTTGGAGCACTTGTGATCTGTGTAAATCAGGTATATAGTAGAACTGTGTAGAGATCATTTTGACTAGATAAATATCGAGTGCTTACAGTTAGAAAAGTCCAACAAAGTTCTTTGAAATATAATGTATTTCAGCAAAACTAATTTtgataaaacaagtatattttatatactggctgagttttaagttttatattttctttgttaattatgtatttgtttactaGGATTCTCACAGTTACAGAAACCTTTAATCAGTTAATCAATATCTTGTAATCAAATTGTAACTGATTAATTGCATTCCAGGGAGATCTAGTCGAgttcagtatatatataatatgtttacTCACAATCTTTTATTTTGCATTCCTTTtagcattaaaacaaaaagaaaattgttctAACAGAATTGATATGGCAAACATTCTGTAGCATAATGTCATAGTTCATGAAAATTGCATAgaagttataatatttaacaaactatAATTACATACaaccaaaaatttaaaacatgaaaatttgatTACTGAACCTAACTCAATTACTACTAATTTTGTGTGGCAGCAcaatttttttactataatttatttctgaGGTAAGTTTTGTGAAGAGAGGTAAGTAAAAGATTGTTTTCATATTAGTTTAGGAACTGGAAACTAATAATGGATAGTCCATTTGATTTAATAACaatcaatatttgttatttagGCCAATATCTGAAAGTACTTTGTGTGGTTGACTTATTCAAACCATACTATTTCATGTATAATTTGTACTTGGTTGGTTTTCTaaagtatatttgtatgtatCTATAGAAGAGTATTTATCCAAACATTTGACTTATctctattacaaaatatttcatggaaAACGTTCCAGTATCTCTCATGAGGAATACTGTAATTTGCATATATATGAAGATAAGATGCATTTGCCTTTGAAtgattttttagttgtttttatgtcAACAGTTCCATTTccttatattaataaactagCTAACATGAGTTGGACCTTAAGTATAAAAATTTGTCACAgaggaagtttttttttctccacaGTATTATAACAGGCAGCTGTTAGCCAGTTGAATGTGTAgctaagtaatattttttaaagctgttttgtttatttattgaaaaatatttgaatgtaatattattttctaatattttacaaattttttcctgttcattataaagattaatactgTTACATCATAATTTCCATACTTTTAGTAAACTTTGACCTTTTTCCCACTGATGTTTTTGTTTCAGATCTTGcactattataatatatatgtatattagtgtAGTTACTTTATGTCAGGTGTTAAATAGTTGATAAATCTCTGAAAAGAAACAGAGAAAACATTCTGTTAATTGTTAACTGAGATAATAAATAGTGGCTTTAGGTACAATAAAAGTAATCAAGCATTTATGTAAATTTTCAACActgaaattttaaatgttttaaaacattataacatgatATTTGTCATACTGCAGGTATCAGCAGTGGTAGACCAAGGAGGCAGCTCCAGTATACAGGAGAAAATAGTGCCATCACTAGGACTGGCTTGGTCAAACTTGGTTACAACAAGAGTGATGCTGTCTCGTACATCATATGTTTATAATGAAACCAGCATGCAGTTGAAAGTGCATCTTCCTATTCGAAAACTACAAGTTTTATATGCTCCTAATCTTCTGCCAAAtcatatatattttgtagttacTTCTGATTGTGTAAAAGGAATATCATGGGATAAAAACTGTTCTTGAGATCTTCCTTTTTTACTGTTTCCCCATTTTCAAATATggtacttttattaaatatttgttattgaagtgcatttcaagtttttttaaataatagtttattatgcTAGCACACTAAAGAACATTAATTATCACACTTAACAAAAGTGGGCAGTCTCTATATAAGTATATAGCAATGTGTGAATGAAGTTCATGCTGTTATAGCTGTAGTATACATTGATCCTTGTGAAATTGTCAGGCTGGTAATTGAACTATGTTAAGATAATGGCTCTTCTAGTTAAGAAAGTATGTACAGAAAACACGTCAAGAGTACTTTTATTGAAATGAAACTGgtgcacaaaaataaataatgacagACTGTCATATACATATACAAACTAATTTACATTTCCTTCTACTATGTATACCCAATGGAATTGTCTCTACAAAGAAAAAATTCAACATCTGACCAGCAGAGGGCACATCCATTACCGGCAGATAATGGGAGGTAATGACAAGTTATCCTATTAGAATAACTATCTCAGGGTCCACTTGCAGGGTAGACTTGTCATTCTAAGTAGGACAGTGTTGAAATCACGTGCAGGCGAATAATAGAAAATCAGGAATGGTGAATATCATGGTTCTTCAGTGCAATCTTGATACGTAGTATAACAGTCTTCCCCACTTCGTCCTTTTCTGGAGGCATTATAACTCACCTCAAAAGGTGTTGTCTTCTGGTTTTCCAAGGCATAACTTGCAGCATaacttgtgtggaaatgaaataacaaacaaacattaatattttgtgtatttatataaacgtAGAACTTGTATGGTATAATAGCTCTATCTCTGGCAAGAAGTCTGTTTTATCTTCTAGAACTAGCAATTTGTGATTCAggtaaataataaagaaagtggCTAAATAGTGtataaataacaagaaactgaagGTTCAAGAAATATATAAAGGTTTTCCTTTGCTTTTAAAGAATAATAGAAATGTTATTACAAAACTTCCAAACAC
Protein-coding regions in this window:
- the LOC143222863 gene encoding DNA repair protein XRCC3-like — protein: MLHSKEVSNLLLPPRVVEALKKAKLNTCKSVLNLSDIELSKQTKLSQHDVSAVKQAVSQEVLHSSFITAYQLQLPECPPDLVIRKLSTGCPMLDQLFRGGMLMRGVTEIAGESASGKTQFCLQLSLQAQLPESIGGLNATVAYICTEDSFPSKRLQQLIQGMKKNKPQEASKINFSDQIYISQIGDVESMWKCVKVTLPNLLKLKKVKLVIIDSVAALFRCEYDLNQTVQRAYDLQTLGYLLHKIALDFGALVICVNQVSAVVDQGGSSSIQEKIVPSLGLAWSNLVTTRVMLSRTSYVYNETSMQLKVHLPIRKLQVLYAPNLLPNHIYFVVTSDCVKGISWDKNCS